The nucleotide window acgaaaaagaaacaccAGTGCTAATTTGCAAGGCCTGgaacccccctcccccaagtCGATAGAGCCAGGAGTTCTCTCTGCACGCAACGGACTAGCGTTTTCGGTACTTTAATCTGCCAAGATGTTTGCCGACGTGGTAGCGGCAACCTCTCTACACGTGGacggccacagcagcaacttTGAAGCTTCCCCGGTTTCACGACCCTTTTCTCCGCGCCGCACTCCAGCGTCTTCCTCCGCTGGAAGCGGCGCTGAGGTGGGTTCCTTACCACGCATGTCGTGCTTCTTACCATCTGTGGACACCTCGTACTCGTCTCCTCACACAGGTGATCGAGTGCAACGACTTCGCTCGCTCGAGTTTCTGAGTCCCTTTAGCCCCCCTGGTGGGTGTGCACCAGCGACAACAGCCATAGTCAGCCCATCCAGTGGCGGTTCAACAGTGAACAACCCGTCACTCGAGCGTGCCAGCGAATCGCTGCCGAGGAGACCACCAGGAGGCACGCTGGGGAGCCATCTAGAGTGCCACATCCCCACGTCaggctcttcttctccttcccatCACGGCGATAGTGCGCACTCGCCGCCGTCGAGTGCGCCTACGCTGCCGCGCTACGACCACGAGCAGAGGACGCGAGGCGTTGTATCTTCCACCTCACCTCTCGAAGTCGCCGCTCGTCCCACTGAAGGTGCCGCGCGTCCAGGGCTGGACAGTGCGGAGACTAGCACTGTTGCTGCGGACTTCACCTTAATGCGCAGTGGCACTCGCGAGGGCCTACAGCAAGGTTCTCAATCGTCTTCTGTATTGCCGTCATTATCTCCAACCTCCACACCGTGTGTGCCATCACCGGAGCAGCCCTCAGCAGGTGTAGAGGCGGTCAAGTATGCACTGGCGCCCCAGGGACCAGCCAGTCCGCTGCAGTTTAGTATCTTTTACACGGAGGAAGAGCATCGTGTTCGACTCGAGACGCATGAGACGGATGAGCGGCGGTGTCTCTATCAAGCGCACAAGGCTGTACTCTCGGTTTATCGCATGTGGGCAGCAGAGGATGCCGACGCGGACTatggcgacggcgacaggctgctgctgccaccttcACGAAGGGGCGATGACATGTCGACGCGGTTTCTCGAGGACCGCTTCTGCTCGAGTACTTCTAACATGCCGAGTAGGAATGCAGTCGACCCCAAGGCACAggtcccccctctcgccacTGTCACTAccgccaacgccgctgccgcaggttGGGTGCGTTCTTTTTTGAGCTCATCTATCGACAGCGCCCGGGGTCGGCGAAGCGTGGGGGTTGACCAGAAAGGCAACACCACTAGTTGTTTGCTGGTACACCGATCCACGACACCCAGCATCATGTATGCAGGCTCTGacgcggaggtgcgccgcgcctcGCCCGATCACCAGCCTCACCCCCAGACGTCCCACAATTCCTCCCCTGCTGCATCTCGCATGCTGGACTACTCCTCCATGCAGATGCCAGAGACAGTAGCATCGCTCATGTATACCTCAAGCGAACCACCGTCATTGGTGTACCAAGCGAAGTTGTTCTCTCCCTGGCGCACCGCCCGCAGCACTCAGCAGGATGCGGCGGCACAGCGTGCGGAAGGGAAGGCAGACGTGCACATGGAGCCCAGTGCTACCCAGAACTATAGTCTCGGTCGACCTCAGAGAGATTCAAGGACGTCTCTAGTGCCGCATCTGGTGAGCACGTtacccgctgcagctcaccGCGCATCtaccgctgcctctctctgtgcgtcaTCCGAAGCACTGTGGCGGCGAAGTGTGCTCGAGTCGCGATTGCCGGCGAAGGCTGCGGCCCCTTGCACAGATCTGTTGCgaggcgccgcgctgcccgcCGCACGCATTAGCGCTGCCACGCAAGACCCGTCACAATCGCTTCGTGCCGTCTCGTTCCCTGGCGTAGGGAGTTTCTCAAGCCACTCCTCAGCTCAGACGGAGGGGCGTGATGCATCTCACGCCACGTCGAGCCGTGTGTGGAATGCCAGCGTGAATCGCGTTTCAACCTCAGCTGCGAGTCACCACATCAACCCCACTACCGATGACTCAAGGGAGAGTCGCGTTGCGAGAGACGTTAGTCGCTACACAACCAGCGAAGCCTTTCGACTTCGCCACCTTGCTGCATTGTCCAGCACCAGTAGCGGTGGCGTTCTGCGCAGCCCGCGTGACGGCATCGCTACGAAGCAGAAGACACTacaagcggcgcagcgcccgGAGGACTACCACCGCGAGCGGCTCAGCAGCTACGTTCAGTACAAGCGGTTCTTTGACGCTGTCTACGGCGAGCAAAGTTCCTCACCCCTGTCTGTGCGTGAACCTGATGCGCGGCAGAGCACTGCGGAGCAGGCTAGTGTGGTGTCCCCACGATCTATGCAGAGACTCTCATCTACGTCTGTTAACGTCGGCCACAGGGATAAAGGTGCGAGTTCGTGGGCGCGGCGATTGCCGACGGCCTCCTGTTCATGCCAACGAGTGCGGTCGCCTAAGCTCATCGCTCGTTGCGACGTTCAGCAACCTTTGCCACGCGCACTGACGCCCCTATCCGATGCACTTACTACATTTTCTGCGTGGGCGCCCAAACCTGCTGCGTGGCTTACGGGTGGTCCGGCGCTATCAACGGCATTGGCTGATGACACCTTCTTCACTGGACGTCTCACCCGCCTCCTTACGCTGGAGAAGCTATGCCGCgccgagctgcagcggcgctgcatggAGGACCAAAGTGTGTTGCTGCACCACTTCATTGTAGAAGGCACGGCAACCCTGCAGCGGAGCCGCCGTGCGATCGTGCCGCTGAACAGACACAGGCAGCGCACCTCGGAGGGCAGAACAGAGGCGTACCGACTGGCGCCCTCATGGACCTTCATTGCAAACAAAGTGGATGAGCTGTGAGTCTCGGTCGCCGCTGACTGGCACTTGTCCTTTTTTCCCTGCGTCCTGCACGCCCCTCGAAgtgttttccctcttctcccctctctcggcACTTGAGCTCGTCGATCTTCTGCGGCGGAGTGTGTGAAGGACAAAGATGACgaggaaggtggtggtggtggcggtgtgggAAAGGGTGGCAACCCCACTTGGCACAGTATAGAAGTTCTAGAGCTCGCGCGCatcacagacacacgcatacgTTCCTACATGACTGTaagtcctctctctctctcattcccCACAAGGGCTtcgaaacaaacaaaaaaagaagaagagacatATGCCCGCTGGAAATCGCTACTGCTACTGCGGAGCGCTGAGCCGGGTTAAGGGTTCGATGGCGCCAGGTGCGCTTTAGATCTCAACAGCCGTGCCATCAtgctcttttttctcgtACGACTCAGACGTTCGTCGCCTGCAGTGCTTCGCAGCGGAAGCGCTTTGCTTCACCGGCCTACATGCACattgcgccaccaccaccaccgctgccttcTCTTCGGTGGATGATGCATCAGTCAGGTAGATGCAAAGTCGAACAGTGAAGGTACTGTGCTGTGCAAGCGTGCAACCGCAGCACGGTGGCCCACCTCTTTGTCTGATTTCGGACTGTCTTGCAACCGTGACTCGACCACTTTTCCATTTCTCTATTCTCTCCCTTTGCTGGCCTATTGTGGAAATTACTTTCTGTTCACAACCCTCCTCCCATTCCTTCCACCCCACTGATCACATATGCAGTGCCTGTCCTCAGCTCCGTTGTTTCCCGCAGTGTCTGTTGGGTCGTCCTCTCAGGGAGTTGCGAGCCCTGTTACGGATGCGGCAGTGCTGTCGTTTTTTGTGTGACTCGGGGAGCATCAAGACGGCGTCCTCGAGCGCCACCATCGTATCACTGCGTGAGGCGACACGTCTCGCTAAGCTAGCGGGCTGCTTTGACTCGGCTACTGGGCCGTCGGCGTCTttgctgcgtcgctgcaccGATCCCACGTTGACGGAGAATCGcagtgccgcctcctctgccccttCCTGGGATGAAATTAAACGTCGTCAACATCAGCTGTTCAATGAGCGGCACTCCACCGCCCAGAACACCATCGCTGTCACGGTGTCGTGTGTGAATGTGGCGCATATCTCCGCGTACGTGCACTCAGTGCAGTGCGGGTACCCTGCCTCTCACACTCCAGGACCGTCTGGGGAAGGCGTGCCTGGCAagcgcaccatcgccactGCAACCTTGACCACTCAATCCTGCGCCGTGTTGCTCCTGTGGGTGTCGATGGGGTCGTCTGAGTTGTTGGCCGTGCGGTGTGCGCTGTCTCCTGGGGCTATGGAAACGTGCTGGCGTGTGACTCCAACCTTAGTGAGCAGTGAAGCCACTAAAGTTGGCGACACGAGCGAGGCTGCCGCGCCGTCTTCAATGTTGTCGGAGTCGGAcaagctgcgctgcgtcaAGGCCTGGGCCGAGGAGCTGGTCCTTCATCGATGGGTTGTGGTCAGCGGTCAGCTGCGCATGGAGGATGTGTACGACGGCGATTTGCAAAAGGTCGTGACAGTGCCGGTACTGGAGGTGACGAGGGACAATTTTAAGGGTAGCGTGCGTGCCCTGCCGCGAGGGTTGTCATAAAAAAGTGCCACTGTTGTCGTGTACGCCTTTTCCTGAAATGCACGGGGCGACGCAGCTTCTTACGCTTTATGTGTTTGCACCGGTGTCAACCTGTGAGAGTCAGGGGTGTGTCTGTCTTCTTCAGCTAAGCGTTTGCTGCGCCTGAGCAGTCGGAAagcccttttctcttcttccttccacGGTGTGGCGATCCCGATGCGGCCGTGGACGGTGAGTCCCACTTGGGTCTCTCTTCCAGAAGTCACCCGCTTGCGACTCGTTTcctgtgcccccccccctccaaaGAAAGTGATACCTGCAGGCCCATATGGGTGTCCTTGTTGGGAATTTTTCATTTCTCCGGTACCCATGCCATACCCCTTCCTGTCTGCACGgtcttctcttttgtgtaGCGTACCCCCTCCATTCTCTCCATCCTTTGGTTTCCCCATTGCCTCGCCGgcttttcctccccctcactctttctcAACCTAGTCTTGACGTTGCTTGATCGACTTCATCGCTGCATCCTTTTCTCTTGCACACCTGCCGTGTCGTGCGTTAGCTCTAATTCGCTTGCGGAACCCCTCTGCTGATTCGTTGCTGTGAAAGGTAAAGAAGCGACTCAAGGCAGCATCATGTATCGCCGCCTTTGCTCAGTtgcagtggcgccgctgaTGGCGACCACGGTGCATCCGTTGtcctcggcggtgcagtGTCAGTCAGTTACAAGCACGCGCGCCGGTGTCTCATGTCTCTCGATACGCGCGTGCAGTAGCACTAGCGGCACCTCATTAGGCAATATCTCTTCCACAAAGGGCGCCAGCTTCAGCGCGGGTCGACCCGGTCAACGCGCGCCGTCGATTAACTGCGTGACACTCGTTGGCGTAGTGCATGACATCCAAACCGGCTACGTCTTCGAGGACGCTGTCACCCAATTCACGCTCACCACAACAAGCTTGGACACGGCGAACCAGGGTGAAGAGTGTGTGGTGGAGAAGGATCATCACACGGTGCGCTGCTTTGGCGATGTCTTTTCCCGAGAGGTCCGCTCCAAGCTGAACGAGGGCAACGTAGTCTGCGTGAATGGTCGTCTTCGCTTGAACCCGCAGGTAGAGCCGTCGTGTAACAGGTACTACTACTTCCCCTACATCCAAGTACAGCCGCCACACGGGCAGGTGAGCGTTGTGTACGGTGACCGTCGGTCCCCTCCGTCACCGGTGAACACAGTAACCGGTGAACTAGACAAtagcagcgacagcgccacaagcggcgcagcaccggaCGAGAATGGCAATGCTACTGCGAAGACACAGAAGACGCCGTAAGGAGTGCCAAATCTCAAAAAAGGCACTGactctcctttcttcctcagcgcccccctcctcctcctcttttccccttaTCGAGCCACTTacgggcggcggcgtgggggAGGCAGGATCGAGTGCTGGCG belongs to Leishmania braziliensis MHOM/BR/75/M2904 complete genome, chromosome 36 and includes:
- a CDS encoding putative MP18 RNA editing complex protein, whose translation is MYRRLCSVAVAPLMATTVHPLSSAVQCQSVTSTRAGVSCLSIRACSSTSGTSLGNISSTKGASFSAGRPGQRAPSINCVTLVGVVHDIQTGYVFEDAVTQFTLTTTSLDTANQGEECVVEKDHHTVRCFGDVFSREVRSKLNEGNVVCVNGRLRLNPQVEPSCNRYYYFPYIQVQPPHGQVSVVYGDRRSPPSPVNTVTGELDNSSDSATSGAAPDENGNATAKTQKTP